In Paracoccaceae bacterium Fryx2, a single genomic region encodes these proteins:
- a CDS encoding phage protease has protein sequence MPGLSLGICDRALAPGGDAPEWVQLFPEGRMTGRDGREFDLADPAALVLAFQSSGVDLPIDYEHQNDRPEAKLNGPVPAAGWIKELKIAAGGLWGRVDWTATARELIGNREYRYLSPSFLFHPKTKAIVRLKGAGLVHNPNLHLAALASQEDAMPPETTPAAARYARLAEALKLGPDATEEEMLAALAELLKAKGADAPDPARFVPVETVQAMLAERNLTLATASEGRATEKVADALRRGYISPAMKGWATALCMNDEASFDSFVASTVPAFAHLLKPSHMGALPPSSPATRTGSEMAEAVCAQLGLPPGTLKD, from the coding sequence ATGCCCGGGCTTTCCCTTGGCATCTGCGACCGCGCCCTTGCGCCGGGCGGTGATGCGCCGGAATGGGTGCAGCTCTTCCCGGAAGGGCGGATGACCGGGCGCGACGGTCGCGAATTCGATCTGGCGGACCCGGCCGCCCTGGTGCTGGCGTTCCAGTCTTCCGGCGTTGATCTGCCGATCGACTATGAGCACCAGAACGACAGGCCCGAAGCCAAGCTGAACGGCCCGGTTCCGGCGGCGGGCTGGATCAAGGAACTGAAGATCGCGGCGGGCGGGCTCTGGGGGCGGGTAGACTGGACGGCCACGGCGCGCGAGCTGATCGGCAACCGGGAGTACCGCTACCTGTCCCCCAGCTTCCTCTTCCACCCGAAGACCAAGGCGATTGTCCGGCTGAAAGGCGCGGGCCTCGTGCACAACCCGAACCTCCACCTTGCCGCCCTTGCCAGTCAGGAAGACGCCATGCCCCCCGAAACTACCCCCGCCGCAGCGCGCTACGCCCGCCTTGCCGAAGCTCTGAAGCTCGGGCCGGACGCAACCGAAGAAGAGATGCTGGCCGCCTTGGCGGAGCTGCTGAAGGCCAAGGGCGCGGATGCCCCGGACCCGGCCAGGTTCGTGCCGGTCGAGACGGTGCAGGCCATGCTGGCCGAACGCAACCTGACCCTTGCCACCGCCTCCGAAGGCCGCGCGACCGAGAAGGTCGCGGATGCCCTGCGGCGCGGCTACATCTCGCCCGCGATGAAGGGATGGGCAACCGCGCTCTGCATGAACGACGAGGCGAGCTTTGACAGCTTCGTTGCCAGCACGGTTCCGGCCTTCGCGCATCTTCTGAAGCCGTCGCACATGGGCGCGCTGCCGCCCAGCAGCCCCGCGACGCGCACCGGTTCGGAAATGGCGGAAGCCGTCTGCGCGCAGCTCGGGCTGCCGCCGGGCACGCTGAAAGACTGA
- a CDS encoding helix-turn-helix domain-containing protein, with protein MTELARPFPRPTAQVQPYFDVLGLDLTVDFLLTFGGAELAVSGNPQGRSRLESLVGADKARALGKTRHLLQRRVPLAKAWLAAVLDWKGHSTAEIARTLRASDTSVRNWLKAAEERRAG; from the coding sequence ATGACAGAACTCGCGCGCCCTTTCCCCCGGCCAACTGCGCAGGTGCAACCCTATTTCGACGTTCTCGGGCTTGACCTGACGGTTGACTTCCTGCTGACCTTCGGCGGCGCGGAGCTTGCGGTTTCCGGCAATCCGCAGGGCCGGTCCCGGCTTGAGTCGCTGGTGGGTGCCGACAAGGCCCGCGCCCTGGGAAAAACCCGGCATCTCCTGCAACGCCGCGTCCCGCTTGCCAAGGCATGGCTTGCCGCCGTCCTGGACTGGAAGGGCCATTCCACCGCCGAGATCGCCCGGACGCTCCGCGCCAGCGACACCAGCGTGCGGAACTGGCTGAAGGCGGCGGAAGAAAGGCGGGCGGGATGA